Part of the Micromonospora rhizosphaerae genome is shown below.
GACAGCCTCCTGGCGCTTGCCGTCGACGGCGACGGGAGCCTGGCCCCCCATGAGTCCGATGTGGATGCGCTTGAGAAGCGGCACCAGCGGGAGTGGGAGGTGGCCCGCGAGCAGCATGTTGTTCGGGCGAAAACCGCCGGCGCCCAGCGGGTGGCATCACTACGGGCGCAGCGAGACCGGCAGCTTCGCGCCATCCAGGAAAACGCCGACAAGGTGAGCGAACCCAAAATCGTGAAGATGCGCCAGAGCGAGCTGATCTCAGCCAGGGACAGGTTCGACCGGCTCATCGCAAAGCACGAACGTGCGGTCAGCGGCGCCGACCTCATCACCCGTCATCTGGTAACCGTGGCCCTGGATGTCGAAGCACCGTGACCACGTTCGACGCGCTGTCCGCGCGGCGCAGCGCCTATGTGGTGGCGGCGCGTGAGAACGGATTCGAGGAAGGGCTGCGCCGGCTTCTCGCCGACCTCTACCCGGACAACGCCCACTTCATCTACGAGCTGCTGCAGAACGCGGAGGACGCCGGCGCCCGCCACGTGGTCTTCGATCTAAGAGGTGATGGCCTGCTTGTCGAGCACGACGGCGTCCGCCTGTTCGATCTGCGTGACATCGAGTCGATCACAAGCATCGGACAGTCGACGAAGGCGGACGACGCGACGAGCATCGGCAAGTTCGGCGTCGGATTCAAGGCTGTTTTCGCCTACACGCAGACACCCGTCATCCACTCGGGCATGCACTCGTTCGCCATTCGCGATCTATTCGTCCCCGTCGTCGTACCCGGTGGCGGGCGGCCGGGGTGGACCACGTTCTGGTTCCCGTTCGACCGTCCCGATAAGCCGGCAGACCGTGCGGCGGCCGAAGTCGCGCACGCGCTGCGCGAGCTGTCGGGGACGACGCTGCTGTTCCTGAACAACATCACGTCGATCGCCAGCTCCGTGTTCGGCGAGGAACCGCTGCGCCTTGATCGGCGTGCGATCGATGGCAACGTGATCGAGATCGCCAGCTCCCACGACATGGCTGGGCCGGCGCGATGGTACCGAATCGCCGGCGACGTCGAGGTCGACGGACGCTCCTTCCCGGTAGCGGGGGCGTTCGCTCTCGAGGCGCCACCCGCGAAACCTGACACCGCAGAGAAGCCAAAGACACGGTCCAAGGGCTACGCGGTGGCGCCGGTCGACGGCCAGGTATCGATCTACTTTCCCGCCGTCAAGGAGACGTCGGGGCTGAGATTTCACCTTCACGCACCGTTCGCCTCGACCGTCGCCCGCGACAGTGTCCGCGACGATCCGGGTAACGACGCTCTCATCGACGGGATCGGCAGCCTCATCGCACAAGCACTGCCGGCCATGCGCGATGCCGCCCTGCTCACCGACGGCCTGCTCAGTGCGCTCCCGAACGCTGACGATGATCTGCCGGCGCGGTACGAGGTCCTGCGCGAGCGAATCATCGAGGCGTTCGACAACGAGCCGCTCACGCCGATGGCCGGCGGCGGACACGCGCCGGGGAAGCGGTTGCTCAGGTCGGACCGCAGCCTTCGCGAAGCGCTCACGGTCAAGGACGTGCGCTTCCTTCTCAGTCTTGCCGCACTTGATGACGACGAGGCCATCACGGGCTGGATGCTAGCCCGGGAGGGTAGAGCACGGGCGTTCCTCGACTCGCTCGATGCGGTCGACTTCGGCCCCTACGAGCTTTCACACGCGCTGGGCCGAGCAGCTCGCGCACACGAGAACGCCGCTCAATACGGTTCCAACCTCCGCAACGTGCCGTGGCACCTCGTGAAGCAGTACGAGACGTGGCAGGGCTGGACGAAGTGGATTGAAGCCAAGCCCGATGAGCGGCTCCGGGCTTTCTACATCGCGTTGGGCACCCTCGCCGCCAGGCTCAAGGCGAGCCACCCCTACAACCTCACGCTGGCCAAGGCGCCCCTACTCCGCGTTCGGGACGGCGCCATGGCCCGGCACGTGCCAGGCAAAGAAGCCTATCTCCCTACGGCGCCGGGCCTGCACGTTGACGGCCTCGTGCCGGACTCGCTGCTGGTTCCAGACGATGACGGCGACGAGGCGACGAAGGACGTGACCAAGGGTGCGCGTCGAGCCCTGCGCGACTTCTATGAACATGCCGAGGTCCAGCTATGGGATGCCGCAGCCCAACTGCGGGCCCGGTTCGAGGCCTACGACCTCCATCCCGCATCTGTGACCACACGACACGTCGACGACCTGCGTCAGCTGAAGCGGCTGCTCGACGACGACGTCGTCGAGGCGAAGGCCTTCGAAGGCCTTGCCTTCCTCGTCGCCGTACGGCGCGACGGCGAACGCTACTGGGCAGCACCCCGCGACGTCTACCTTGACCAACCGTTCATCGCGTCCGGCCTCGCCGCCCTCTATCAATCGCATCAGTACCGGGGCACCCCACCCGGCCGGCTCGACCCCGCGTACGCGTCTGAGAACTTCGATGTCACAGGCCTCGCCGATTCGCTCGATGTCATGCGCGGGCTCTCGGTCAGGCCCGCAGACATCTCAGACAACCCGAAATTTCAGAAGTCGTGGTCGCGAAGCAGACAGCGGGCGTATACCCGGGTCGCGCGGGACTGGCAGATTCCCAACTTCGAACTGATCGTCGCGACCGAGGACGAGGACCTGTTGCGCTCCCTTTGGCGGACAGTCGTCTTCGCCAAGGCATCCTTCGCAGAGGCCGAGTTCCAGGCGAACATGACCAGCCCCCGCTACGCCCTCGAGTCGCAACTGCTGCAAAGCCTGCGCCACACACCGTGGGTCCTCGACAGCGACGGCAACCTTCGGCTCCCCACCGACATCACCGTCAACGAACTGGCGGAAGGCCTTATCGTTCCCGACGCCTCACCGATGCTGCAGCACGTCGGCTTCGGCAGGAACGCGGCTATCGCCGTTGAGGAACGCCGAGAACGCGAACTGCAAGCCAAGGCACTCGGCTTCGAATCCGTCGACGTTCTGCTCGAGATCGCCGAGGCGTACCAGGCGGACCCGGAAAGCATGCGGGCCTGGCTACGTGAGCGGAAAAACCTGACACTGCCGGAAGGTGCCTCGGCCGACCCGGAACAGCGGGCCCGACGCGCGGGCGAGAACGCGGCGGATGCACCTGAGCGCCGGTCCGAGAAGCGCATGCGCACCGTCCAGATCCAGGTGCCGGGCCTCCAGAGTGCCGCGAGGGCCTACCTGACCCAGATGTACACCAATGACGAAGGCGTCATGGTCTGCCAGGTGTGCACCTCGGCCATGCCCTTTAAGGTCGGCGGCGACTATTATTTCGAGGCGGTCCAGTTCGTCAAGGACAGCACCCGCGACCTGCACGAGAACCGCCTCGCACTGTGCCCGACGTGCGCGGCCATGTACCGCCACGCCCGGGACATGCCGCTGGAAGACCTGCGGGCAGCACTGCTCGCCCACCCCGTCGGCGGACAAAGCAGCATCACCATCGGTTTGATGCTCGCCGGCGAGGCCGCGATGATCCGTTTCGTCGGCAAGCACGCCATCGACCTCCAGGCTGCGCTGTCGGCAACGAAAGGCGTCCAGAGGGAGGACGACGAGCCGGAGGGCCCGCTCCCACCCGACGTGTTACGAGGCGTGGCAACCACATCGGCTCAGACCTCCGCTGCCCCGGGTCCCGCAACCGCCTCGCCGCCTTCGTCGGGGCGTGCGCATCGCCCAGCGGCACCCAGCAAGAGCTCGGTGGAACGCCCGGCGGCGCCGGAACACCTCGTTCAGCCCCGATCGGCAGCAGGGGCTCCGGGCCCGGCCCGCGGCAAGCACGTCACGGAGATGGTGATCGCCGTAGCCGCCGGCGGCCATCTCCACCTAGTCCGGTGCTCCTGCGGATTGGAGAGCCAGCCGCTGGACGATGCCGACCAAGCTTTCGCGTACGCCGACGCTCATGTGCGGCGAGAGCCACGGCCGCCATCCCTCATGTGGAAGGGCAAGCCGGAGGGGCCGCATGTCGCCGAGGTCATCACCGCAAGCGCGGGCGGCAGCAAGCTTCACTTCGTAGAGTGCTCATGCGGCTACAGAAGCTGGGCGGACACAGACGCAGAAAAGGCGGCGGCCGTCGCCGATCTACATCCGTATTCCGCGAAACGAGACGCGGAGCGGGAGAAAAGCGCGGCTGCGAACCGGAAGCGTACTGCGATGCGGAATGCAGCAGCACGGGAGGCGCTCAAACGGGATCCGCGGGTCTACGGTCCTATCGCCTACGACCCAGCGCACGAGATGGTGGTGATCCCACCGGTCCAATCGCCGCATCCGGCGAACTTCGGCGTGCGGGACGATTCGCTGGCTGCAATGAGGGGCTTCGTGCTGGACGCTCTGGCACGCGTCGAGCAGTTCACCGATGTCGTCGAGGCTGACAATCGGGCCGAGGCGAGGGTGCCGGTGATCGTGAACCTCGTGCCGCGCCCTGACAACCCCCACACCCGCGAGGCGATCTCTGTAGCCCGTCCGCCAACCGACGGCGGTTCCGTGGTCGAGCGGCACATGGGCTACCTCTACAACCATACGCTCAAAATATGGGGCGAGAGCCTGCACAGGCTGGCCGTGGCCGCCTCTCCGGCCCCGATCGGCTGCCATGGCTGGATCTCACTCAGAAAGATCAAGATGGATGCTGTCGAGCAGGGAGAACGGCTCGTCGACCTAGCGGAGCTTGAACCCGGAGACGACCTGTGGGCGTCCAAGTATTGGGACGCCGACTGGAAGGTGCACCGGCACTCACCCTTCTCACGCACCGAAATGCTCAAGATCGGCTACCGAATCGACCACATCTACCTCGATATCCCGCTTCCGCCGCACCTCAAGAAGATGGTGGACTTCTACGTGGCGACGGGGGCGACTGCGGGCTAATCGAACCTGGCCCAGTGTGTTCGTGCTGCTACCACAGGGCGGTGCGGGGATTCAGAGGCGAGGGCCATACCCCAGGCGGCGCGAAGCCTCGGCTCGTGATCCATCATTCCCCTGCTTCTTCCTGGAGCTTGGACTGTGCCCTGAAAATTGGTAGGAGAACCTCAGGGGGAATCTCTTCATCGTCGAATGGCATGGACATTAATCCATCCTCCTCCCAGTTGCCCGAGGATTGATAAACCAGTGTCCCTCGGGTTAGGTCATCCGCATCTGGCTGGACTGTCCACTTTTCCGGCCAGAGAAGATGTGCCGAGTTCTGGAGATGTAGCACACGCGCCTCGTCGAAGAATGAATAGCCGAAGGTGGTCTCGCGGAAAACGGCGTCGCGACCAAAGGTAACTCCACCGAAGGAGCCGAGCTTGACGAAGGAAGTCTTACCGAAGTAGGCACCGCCGGAAAAGCTGGCGCCGTTGAACACAGCGAACGCGAAAGTCGAGTTTCGAAACTGGGCGACGTATGCGAACGCAGCTCCGACGAAGAATGCGCTCGCGGGGCAGGTCACCTCATCGAAGTTGGCAATCGAGCCGAAAAGCGCCCTGCTGAACTCGGCCCCACCGGCAAAGGTCACGCGGTTAAACGAGGCGTGGCCGGTGAAGGTCGCCTCATCGAACATGACAGAGCCGGTGAACCTCGCATCGTTGAACACCGCGTCGCCGCGGAAGGTCGCGCCGGTGAATGTGCCATCCCCTGTAAAGGCCCCCTCGCGGAACAAGGAGTTGCCGCCGAAGGTCGCGTCCCCGAAGGTGGCGACGCCTGCAAAGGTCGTGCTGGCGAACGAGGTGTCGCCCTCGAAGGTCACCTGATCGAATAAGGCCCGTCCGGTGAACGTCGATTCTCGGAACCAAGCGTCGCCGTGGAAGCTCGCCTCAGTAAAGATGGCGCCGCTGTTGAAGGTAACCCCGTTGAAGTTGCAGTCGTGAGAAAAGGTCGCCCCATGGAAGACAGCATCCTCGTTAAAGGTCGCCCCCTCCATCCAGACACCGTCCACGAAAATCGCCTCAGCGAACAGGGCGTAGGTGACGGACGTGTGCTCCAGATGAAGTCCCTGAAAGAGCACCGCTCCGGTGAGGTCGAGGTGGATGCCCGGCCGGAAGGTCTCGTCCGGCGAGGGCGGGAGCCGCTGGGCGTCCGTTCCAGAGACGCCCCTGGGACGACGAAGATGGTCCCCGAGGAGCCGTTGGGCGGTCAGGCGGACCTGAAGCTCTTGAGTAGGATCGCGCTTCGAAGCAACCGGTTTGGGAGCACGCGGAGGCGTGTACGGCATGCGCAGGTAGGCGCAGAGCACATCGACTACGGTCTGCCGCTGTTCAGGGTTGGCCTGAGCGAGATGCACGAGAGAGTACAGAGCACCGAGCCGGACCGGCGCCTCGTCATGGCCCAGCTGCTCAACGGCTTTCGTGTAGAGCTCGTTGACCTGTTCATTCTGCCGCAGCGCGTAGGTCCGGTCCTGCTCAGTCTGGTTCTGTCGGAACGTGCAGTAGGTGACCACCAAGCCGCCAGCCACGGCGAGTCCAGCGAGGGCCTGCACAAGGGTGGTGCGGACATCGTTCCTGGCCTTCAGCACCTGGTCTGGGTCCAAGCCCCTCTGCGGATGCCGCGTGAACAGCCACGGGCCCACGACAAACACGAACAGGAGTAGAAGCACCCCAACGAAGCCGGAAAGGCCCCAAAGCCACGCTCGAACTACTCGTTTCCGTCGCTCTGCCATAGCTCTCCCGGACCCGAGGGGCTTTCGACTGTCCCATGTAGTGTTCGGCGACAGTTGACGAGGCACAAGAGTGCTGGGCAAGACGTTGATCCGACAATCAGTGAACCGCGCCGGATTTTGTAGAGGCTTTCCATCCGGATGTGCTCCGCCCGCAAAAGCCGATCAACCCGTCCAACACCCTGGTCAGGTCGGCTGGTCCGTGAGGACGGGCAGCGGCGTGATGGTGCGCTCGTTGAGGTCACGGGCGATCCCCGCGATGCTGCGCCCGGCGAGGCGCTGAGCGAACATCCACTGCACATGCGGCGCGGTGAACGGGTCGGCCTCCAGCCGACGGGCCATGCGTCCCCACCTAGCGTGTGCCCGGTTCGGGCGCGGCCCTGCCGCGACCAGCCGATACCCGTACGGCGGCCGGCCGCCGAGATGACGGCCTTGCTCGATCACCTGGGCGCACATGGCCGCCTTAGCCCGAAACCGCGAGCGCTGGACCTCTCGTCTGGAGTGCACACCGAGCAGGGCCAGCAGCGACAGGTGGAGTCGTTGCTGGCGTCGACCGGGCCGTTGAGCTCGGGCAGCCACAGCTCGACGCCATACAGTTTGAACAGCGGAGCGAGGTCGCGGAACTGGTTGCCGTAGAAGGCTCGCTCGAACTCTCCCACTACCACCGCGTCGAATCCGCGGCCGGGGTCGGCGAGCGCTGCCAGCAGTCGCGCGGCCTGCGGGCGACGTGGCCACGGCAGCTGCCGCAAGTAGCCCACGTCGAAGAACTCGGCCACGATCATGCCCCGGCCGTCGAGAAGGTCCTCGGCGAAGTCGCGCTGCCACCGCCCGACGACAACCGATACTGGAACTCCCAGGTCGACATCCGGCCGTAGAAGGCGAACCGGATACCCAGGGATTTGATGTTGCCGGGCGCCGCGTCCGCAGGCGGCCCCGCCGGTTCCGCTGCCGCATCCACCAGCCGAGCAGATCGGGGCCGTCGAGTTCCGCCGCGCATCAGGGACCGCCCCACACGGCTCGGCAACCACTGTGTCCGAACTAGATGCAAAACGATGTGCGGGTTCGTGGCACTCGGCCACTCGCGACATTCGTTGGCCCGACTGGCCCGCGGGTAGGGACCGGCGGGCGGCTTGGAGGATGGGTCAGGCGGTGGGTGGCAGCTCGGTGAGCAGCTTCTCGACCCGGGAGCGGATCTGGTCGCGATTGGGCGGACGGCCTCGACGCCCTTGCCGGCGGGGCCTTCGAGCTTTCAGTCCTCGTAGCGCTTGCCGGAAAGACGGGGCAGGCGTCGCCGCAGCCCATGGTGAGGGGTTACCTCGCTAACGGAGACTCTCTGATCCGAACCGCTTGAGAAAGAGAGCAGCCGTTGAGTCCACAGTCCCGTTGTCTACCCGGCGACGCGGTGGGCAGCCACCGGCGTAGGTATGCGAGCACGGCGGCGACGTCACTGCCCGCAGCACGGTTGCCAGCTTGTCGCGCACCTCGGCGACGGGTCCCGACGAGGGTCTACATAACGTCAGCCTCGGTACTACTAGGTCCGATCGGCCCGGAGGTCTGTGCTGCTGGCGTTGCCTGCAAGCCATACGGGTAGTCACCTAGGTTGCCCGGCATGGCTACCTTGTCTGCATGTCGATCCCGCTTGATCTTTGGGGCCAGCGCGGTTGGGCCAGCGTCGACGTGGCTGGCGAGTCGCACTACCGACGCGCGATTCGTGGACTGTTTGGCAAGGATTTTACGGCGAGCGGCACCGAGGTCGTACTGACGGCCCACCTGATACCCGAGCCGCGCAACAAGCACGATCGCAACGCAGTCGGCGTCTGGGTGGGCGGTGCCCAGATTGGCTACCTACCGCGCGAGGATGCGGTCCGGTACGCGCCAGTTCTCTCGGCACTCACGGCCCAAGGCTGGCTACCGCAGGTCTCTGCGACGGTATGGGGCTCGGAGTGGTCCGACTATGACGGCAAACCGGGCACCTTCCAAGGGTCTGTCCGGTTGGACCTCGCCGAACCACACATGCTTGTCCCAGCCAACATGCCGCCGAGTGGCGATTGCCGGATGTTGCCGACCGGCAACGCGATCCAGGTGACGGGCGAGGAGAAGTACCTGGCTAGCCTGGCGCCCTTCCTGCGGCCCGAGGGCGAATGCTGGGTGCACGTCAGCCTTCACGAGATCGTCGAGCAGTTGGCACGTAGTACCCGGACGGTAGTGGAGGTCCGTATCGACGGTGCTTGCGTCGGGCAGCTCACTCCGAAGATGAGCAGTGAGCTTCTGCCGGCAATGCGGCACCTCGAGCAGCAAGGCGCCACCGCGGCGGCCCGGGCCGTCGTAAAGGGCAACAGAATCAAGACCGAGGTAGTCCTCTACGTCGCGCGAGCACATGAACTCCCGGAGAGCTGGCTCGGTGACGCCGCTTCGTCTCGACCCACCGCCGCCCCGTTGGTTCCCGTGACCGATCCGGTTGATCAGTCGGCTCCGGTCATCCCGGCAGCGCCGCGAGCGCACGGCCCGATCCCTCCACCGCCGAGTGGAATCAAGTTCGAGGTTCCCCCTGGTTGGCCGTCACCGCCCGAAGGCTGGATTCCGCCAGCCGGCTGGCAGCCGGACCCGAGCTGGCCACTCGCGCCGGATGGGTGGCAATGGTGGGTCCCGGTCTGGAAGTGAAGGCGGGCGGATGGTGGCGTCGCTTTGCAGGCTCCGAGCGAGCGCCGATGTATAGCAGCGAAGTCCAGCAACGCCAGCCGCCGAGCCGAGCTGCACCAGCTCAACGATCTTGACAGGTTCCGGGCGGCCACGTACGGCACCGCTCACTCACCGCGCTCCGGCGGGCACTGGCCCCGACCGGGACCCTGGTGCTCTCCGTCGGCGGCGTCTACAGCGGCGGTAGCCTCATCGGACCGATCTGGCTACTCGCGCGCGGGCGGCTGCTGGCATCCTTCGTTCCACACCCCATCGTCACTTCTCACCACGGCACCCAGCCGGCAACACCTTGACCCGCTCCGCACCCACGCCGAGACCGACCGCCTCACCCCGGTAATCGACCGGACCTATCCGCTCCACGACGTGCCCGAATCCATCCAGTACCTCGAAACCGAACACCGGCGGGCCAAAGTGGTCATCACCATCTGACGCAGAGGCTGGGACCGCAGGATGTCGGCCAGTAACGGCGGTCAGCCTTTGGCGAGCACGGCTCGCATCTGAGCACGGCTCGCATCTGAGGTAGTGCCTGATCCCTGGTCATCTGCCTCTCCCGGGGCCGAAAGGTGATGGGTGTCCTCGCCACCAACGATGCCACAAACTGGCAATTGCTGGAAGAGGCTGGAATGCCGTAAGATGCTCCCGTGACCTCCTCTGCCGAAGCCCTCGAACGCCGCATCGACGAGCTGCGCGCCGCCGTCCGCAAGGCGGTGACCGCCGGGGAACGGGAGCGCGCCAAGGTGCTGCGCGGTGAGCTGCGCAAGGCCGAGCGGCAGTGGGAGGAGGTGCTCGACGAGCTCGCTGAGCAGCCCGTCGCGGTCCGCCGGCAGACCGGCCCGCTCCTGCCGCTGCGTGAGCAGGTCCACCAGGCGCTGAACCTGCTGGGTGCGCCCGCCGCACCGAAGCTGATCATCGCCGTGCACGAGGCGTTCCACATGGGGGAGATGATCCCGGCCCGGCTCACCAGCCTGCGTCGCGACGAGGAACGGTCCTTCCGCTCGGCGCCGCATTCCCGGCCGTACTATCTCTGCGCTGCCCTGACCGCCGACTTGCTCGCGCCGGCCCGCGGCCTGCTCGCCGTTTCCACCTGGCCGATGGTCACCCGAGTGATCGGGCCGCTGAGCCCGCGCGTTGATTTCCTCACCTCGGCCACCCGCCTGGCCGAACATCTGGACCGGATCCCCGATCCCGGTCCGCAAGCCCGGCGGCTGCTGTGGCGGTTCGCCGCCAACATCCCCGGCGCCGCCGCCAGCGCCGACGCGATGACCGCTGCGGCCGTCGCCGAGGCGGCCGAGGCCGAGCTCGAGATCCACCGGGACGCCGACCGGTCGCACCGCGAAGCGGCCGCGAAGCGGGCCCGCGAGCAGCTCGACGACGTCGAGCAGCTCTTCGGCAGCCGGCTGCGGAGCATCTCCGCGGCCGGCTCTTAACCCCTGATAGCACTTCGTCTTCCGCGAAGGACGACTCGATGGACAACGACACCCAGGACCGGCTGCGCCGTATCCGCGGCGCCGGCGCCGCGAAACGCCACAACGCCCGTACGGTCGCCGCGCTGACCGGTAACCCCGGATGCGCACGCCGCGCCGTGCTCGACGCCGCCGGCGTCGACAAGGACGCCTTGGCGCGCCACGTCGGATTCCCGGCGAAGTTCGGCCAGTCCCAGTTCGCGATCACCCGCGGCAACGCCTTCGAGGCTCAAGTTAAGGCGAACGGATACGCCGAACTGCTCCGCCTGCTGCGCGAGACCTTGGGCCTCGAGATCCAAGAAGTCGGAAGCATCGACCTGGAGGACGTCGGTGGCAACACCGGGCAGGAGGTCCGGCACGCCCGGTCGCGACGGAAGCTCACCAGCGCCGCGGCCGACCCGAATGCTTCTGCCACCTTCTACGACCACCCACTCCTGCGCCTTGATGTCGGCGGGAACGAGGTCTACCTCGAGCCGGATCTGGTCGCCTTCCACCACGACGGTGTTTTTCACGTGGTCGAGATCAAGTCGTTCGCGGTGATCGACGATCAGGCCGATGCCCGGAAGGTCGCCGCTGCGGCCACGCAGTCCGCCGTCTATGTGCTTGCCCTTCGGCGGCTGCTCGGCGACGACAAGGTCGCCGACGAGGTTGTGTTGGTTTGCCCGAAGGACTTCTCGAACCAGCCGGTGGCCACCAAGGTCGACGTCCGAAAGCAGCTCATCGTGCTGAACCATCAGCTGTCCCGGCTCATCCGCATCGAGCGCCTACTCGCGGCGTTGCCGCCGACGCTGACGCTCGACCTCGCGCCGGACGACGACGGCAGACCGAGCCGCCCGGCCGCCGACGTGATATTCGCACTCGGCGAGATCGAGGCGCGTTATGCACCCGACTGCCTCGCCAAATGCGAGATGGCCTTCTTCTGCCGGCACGAGGCTACTGGCTGCACCGCGGCTCTAGGACTTAGCGTGCGCGAGGAGCTCGGCGGTGTGGAGACCGTCGCTGAGGCGCTCGGCCTGGCCGACGGCACCCTGGTGGCGAGCGACGACCAGGCCGAAGCGGCGGCGATGCTCCGCACGACCGCCAAGATCTTCGGCTCGGTGGCGGCATGAGCGCCATCTCCTCGTACGCCAAAGCGCTGGCCGTGGCCGCTG
Proteins encoded:
- a CDS encoding HIRAN domain-containing protein, encoding MSIPLDLWGQRGWASVDVAGESHYRRAIRGLFGKDFTASGTEVVLTAHLIPEPRNKHDRNAVGVWVGGAQIGYLPREDAVRYAPVLSALTAQGWLPQVSATVWGSEWSDYDGKPGTFQGSVRLDLAEPHMLVPANMPPSGDCRMLPTGNAIQVTGEEKYLASLAPFLRPEGECWVHVSLHEIVEQLARSTRTVVEVRIDGACVGQLTPKMSSELLPAMRHLEQQGATAAARAVVKGNRIKTEVVLYVARAHELPESWLGDAASSRPTAAPLVPVTDPVDQSAPVIPAAPRAHGPIPPPPSGIKFEVPPGWPSPPEGWIPPAGWQPDPSWPLAPDGWQWWVPVWK
- a CDS encoding pentapeptide repeat-containing protein, with the protein product MFVVGPWLFTRHPQRGLDPDQVLKARNDVRTTLVQALAGLAVAGGLVVTYCTFRQNQTEQDRTYALRQNEQVNELYTKAVEQLGHDEAPVRLGALYSLVHLAQANPEQRQTVVDVLCAYLRMPYTPPRAPKPVASKRDPTQELQVRLTAQRLLGDHLRRPRGVSGTDAQRLPPSPDETFRPGIHLDLTGAVLFQGLHLEHTSVTYALFAEAIFVDGVWMEGATFNEDAVFHGATFSHDCNFNGVTFNSGAIFTEASFHGDAWFRESTFTGRALFDQVTFEGDTSFASTTFAGVATFGDATFGGNSLFREGAFTGDGTFTGATFRGDAVFNDARFTGSVMFDEATFTGHASFNRVTFAGGAEFSRALFGSIANFDEVTCPASAFFVGAAFAYVAQFRNSTFAFAVFNGASFSGGAYFGKTSFVKLGSFGGVTFGRDAVFRETTFGYSFFDEARVLHLQNSAHLLWPEKWTVQPDADDLTRGTLVYQSSGNWEEDGLMSMPFDDEEIPPEVLLPIFRAQSKLQEEAGE
- a CDS encoding sacsin N-terminal ATP-binding-like domain-containing protein; translation: MTTFDALSARRSAYVVAARENGFEEGLRRLLADLYPDNAHFIYELLQNAEDAGARHVVFDLRGDGLLVEHDGVRLFDLRDIESITSIGQSTKADDATSIGKFGVGFKAVFAYTQTPVIHSGMHSFAIRDLFVPVVVPGGGRPGWTTFWFPFDRPDKPADRAAAEVAHALRELSGTTLLFLNNITSIASSVFGEEPLRLDRRAIDGNVIEIASSHDMAGPARWYRIAGDVEVDGRSFPVAGAFALEAPPAKPDTAEKPKTRSKGYAVAPVDGQVSIYFPAVKETSGLRFHLHAPFASTVARDSVRDDPGNDALIDGIGSLIAQALPAMRDAALLTDGLLSALPNADDDLPARYEVLRERIIEAFDNEPLTPMAGGGHAPGKRLLRSDRSLREALTVKDVRFLLSLAALDDDEAITGWMLAREGRARAFLDSLDAVDFGPYELSHALGRAARAHENAAQYGSNLRNVPWHLVKQYETWQGWTKWIEAKPDERLRAFYIALGTLAARLKASHPYNLTLAKAPLLRVRDGAMARHVPGKEAYLPTAPGLHVDGLVPDSLLVPDDDGDEATKDVTKGARRALRDFYEHAEVQLWDAAAQLRARFEAYDLHPASVTTRHVDDLRQLKRLLDDDVVEAKAFEGLAFLVAVRRDGERYWAAPRDVYLDQPFIASGLAALYQSHQYRGTPPGRLDPAYASENFDVTGLADSLDVMRGLSVRPADISDNPKFQKSWSRSRQRAYTRVARDWQIPNFELIVATEDEDLLRSLWRTVVFAKASFAEAEFQANMTSPRYALESQLLQSLRHTPWVLDSDGNLRLPTDITVNELAEGLIVPDASPMLQHVGFGRNAAIAVEERRERELQAKALGFESVDVLLEIAEAYQADPESMRAWLRERKNLTLPEGASADPEQRARRAGENAADAPERRSEKRMRTVQIQVPGLQSAARAYLTQMYTNDEGVMVCQVCTSAMPFKVGGDYYFEAVQFVKDSTRDLHENRLALCPTCAAMYRHARDMPLEDLRAALLAHPVGGQSSITIGLMLAGEAAMIRFVGKHAIDLQAALSATKGVQREDDEPEGPLPPDVLRGVATTSAQTSAAPGPATASPPSSGRAHRPAAPSKSSVERPAAPEHLVQPRSAAGAPGPARGKHVTEMVIAVAAGGHLHLVRCSCGLESQPLDDADQAFAYADAHVRREPRPPSLMWKGKPEGPHVAEVITASAGGSKLHFVECSCGYRSWADTDAEKAAAVADLHPYSAKRDAEREKSAAANRKRTAMRNAAAREALKRDPRVYGPIAYDPAHEMVVIPPVQSPHPANFGVRDDSLAAMRGFVLDALARVEQFTDVVEADNRAEARVPVIVNLVPRPDNPHTREAISVARPPTDGGSVVERHMGYLYNHTLKIWGESLHRLAVAASPAPIGCHGWISLRKIKMDAVEQGERLVDLAELEPGDDLWASKYWDADWKVHRHSPFSRTEMLKIGYRIDHIYLDIPLPPHLKKMVDFYVATGATAG